The proteins below come from a single Ruegeria sp. SCSIO 43209 genomic window:
- a CDS encoding DUF6476 family protein codes for MTVPSEPQEPQETPQLRLLRRMVMLLTAVMIGGVLVTFALIVIRLSDRTPTLPDQIDLPDGAKAQAVTIGNNWYAIVTDDNRILIFDKTTGKLRQEVTLN; via the coding sequence GGAAACACCGCAGCTTCGACTGCTGCGGCGCATGGTCATGCTGTTGACCGCGGTAATGATTGGCGGGGTTCTAGTGACATTCGCCTTGATTGTCATCCGCCTATCGGACCGAACTCCGACTCTGCCGGATCAGATAGACCTGCCGGATGGTGCAAAGGCCCAGGCCGTGACCATCGGCAACAACTGGTATGCGATCGTGACCGACGACAATCGCATTCTGATCTTCGACAAGACGACCGGAAAACTGCGGCAAGAGGTTACGCTGAACTAG
- a CDS encoding lipopolysaccharide assembly protein LapB, which translates to MIQTRGVFIGQRTDCLGARLLMILTSIRLAEDFGTDYRVNWFPQGADAPELDHTEELFTKDWMDAHFLDQAEFDTISATALPIWAFHHDPSPERLIDHLASGRSVLVEEASEIFAFPWEDIETIRPRYRDFIHSVGFVDEVRQIMDRADHKLSGQGGSAYHIRRGEILNGLPWKHSIWPAKIEPDEFYEAHLEKSKGQTAIMFSDQPEVIDRFKQRFPELMQMSDIADLSALTRAQRDFLELFAMSRADQVIAPHISGFSMAAARISGQQRKVFRDVLSKDEMQAANARFIERVAKGPSAFLNPSEAAHIYSKAVQHLSAQDRCEEAYDNAKPILDAGADNAFMPLLQSLNCFYLSKWQESEAHAKEGLQNPHLWPEDYTVLCALRGAVLGMQGKRGAATLHFAKAFWSKPLRPDVVVLGSRMLYRAQLALRLMPPVDWSLQKVVRQRRFPPFNNLYLVQRNVVVRRSCNFDFILLDWAELALDQRASRIFDHQQRLEALSTSLDEVHDVPADDPRLLGARVILQRHLGELSGAQAIDKTRQIVAGVPESALYQKRLSELYEAEGDTVAAHRTMSEALACDPESPFLLFAMGRLLERTGKTGQGEKFILKAADLDEVTVVIQGMAGQIHMRRGNKNKARPYLEKARELFPPHKRFTNQLNRLSGQA; encoded by the coding sequence ATGATCCAAACGCGTGGCGTTTTCATTGGTCAGCGTACGGATTGTTTGGGCGCGCGCCTGCTGATGATCCTGACCAGTATCCGTTTGGCCGAAGACTTTGGGACAGACTACCGGGTGAACTGGTTCCCGCAAGGCGCCGATGCGCCGGAGTTGGATCATACTGAGGAGTTATTCACCAAAGACTGGATGGATGCGCATTTCCTTGATCAGGCAGAGTTCGACACGATAAGCGCGACCGCTCTGCCAATTTGGGCCTTCCATCACGATCCATCGCCCGAGCGGCTGATCGACCATTTGGCGTCTGGCCGTTCGGTTCTGGTCGAAGAGGCGAGCGAGATATTTGCCTTCCCGTGGGAAGATATCGAAACCATCCGTCCCCGCTATCGCGATTTCATACATAGCGTTGGATTTGTGGATGAGGTTCGTCAGATCATGGATCGTGCGGATCACAAGCTCTCGGGGCAGGGGGGTTCGGCTTACCACATTCGGCGCGGAGAAATCCTGAACGGATTACCATGGAAGCATTCGATCTGGCCCGCCAAGATCGAACCTGACGAGTTTTACGAGGCCCATCTGGAGAAATCCAAGGGCCAGACGGCGATCATGTTTTCGGATCAGCCAGAGGTGATAGACCGTTTCAAGCAACGGTTTCCGGAGCTCATGCAGATGTCGGATATCGCTGATCTGTCGGCTCTGACCCGGGCGCAGCGGGACTTTCTGGAGCTTTTTGCGATGTCACGGGCGGATCAGGTGATCGCGCCACACATATCTGGCTTTTCAATGGCTGCAGCCCGGATTTCGGGGCAGCAGCGTAAAGTGTTCCGCGATGTATTGTCCAAGGATGAGATGCAGGCGGCCAATGCGCGGTTCATCGAACGGGTTGCGAAGGGGCCATCGGCCTTTCTGAATCCCTCAGAGGCGGCGCATATCTATTCAAAGGCGGTGCAACATCTGTCAGCGCAGGATCGCTGCGAAGAGGCGTATGATAATGCGAAACCTATTCTGGACGCCGGGGCCGACAACGCCTTTATGCCACTTCTGCAATCCCTGAACTGTTTTTACCTGTCGAAGTGGCAGGAAAGCGAGGCACATGCCAAAGAGGGATTGCAGAACCCGCATCTCTGGCCCGAAGACTATACTGTTTTGTGCGCGTTGCGCGGCGCTGTTCTTGGCATGCAGGGCAAGCGCGGTGCGGCGACGCTGCACTTTGCTAAAGCGTTCTGGTCCAAACCCTTACGGCCGGATGTTGTGGTGCTGGGGTCCAGAATGCTCTACCGCGCCCAACTTGCGCTTAGGCTAATGCCGCCTGTGGATTGGTCGTTGCAGAAGGTCGTTCGGCAACGCCGATTTCCACCGTTCAATAACCTGTATCTGGTTCAGCGCAATGTTGTTGTCAGGCGTTCTTGCAACTTCGATTTCATACTCTTGGATTGGGCCGAGTTGGCGCTGGATCAACGCGCAAGTCGTATCTTTGATCACCAACAAAGATTGGAAGCGCTTTCTACCTCACTCGATGAGGTTCACGACGTACCAGCAGACGACCCGCGATTGTTGGGCGCGAGGGTGATACTACAGAGACATCTGGGGGAATTGTCCGGGGCCCAAGCCATTGATAAAACCCGCCAGATCGTAGCTGGTGTGCCGGAAAGTGCCTTGTATCAAAAGCGGCTGTCCGAACTTTACGAAGCAGAAGGCGATACCGTAGCTGCGCATCGAACGATGTCAGAGGCGCTAGCTTGTGACCCGGAAAGCCCGTTTCTTCTGTTTGCCATGGGGCGCTTGCTAGAGCGGACGGGCAAGACCGGTCAGGGTGAAAAGTTCATTCTGAAAGCTGCCGATCTGGATGAAGTCACCGTAGTCATTCAGGGCATGGCGGGCCAGATTCACATGCGTCGCGGCAACAAGAACAAGGCGCGTCCCTATCTTGAGAAAGCGCGCGAACTTTTTCCGCCCCACAAGCGGTTCACCAATCAACTGAATAGACTTTCGGGTCAGGCGTGA
- the nagA gene encoding N-acetylglucosamine-6-phosphate deacetylase, which yields MTDATITFAGGPIFDGKTLKDGHAARFVGGLLDSILPEAELPSDEMVQDLSGDILSPGYVDLQVNGGGGVMFNDDPSVETLQRIAAAHRKLGATSILPTLITDTPEKTTAAISAASQAIQRGVQGIVGLHLEGPHLSVRRKGAHDGGLIRRMQDADLAQLIEAAGALPALMVTLAPESVTIAQVETLSKAGVIVSLGHSDAEFQTCVAYAQAGAHCATHLFNAMSQLGNREPGLVGAVLSSGAMSAGLIADAIHVHPQTMRAAFAAKQGPGHLFLVSDAMAVAGTDLQEFKLEGRVIQRENSRLTLPDGTLAGADLNLTTALRVLTTDVGVSLTDALAAATRIPADIISQRSIACLNLISQAIRISPDLSQARPAVA from the coding sequence ATGACCGATGCGACGATCACCTTCGCGGGCGGGCCTATCTTTGATGGTAAAACCCTGAAGGACGGCCACGCCGCCCGTTTCGTCGGCGGGCTGCTCGACAGTATTTTGCCCGAAGCCGAGTTGCCTTCGGATGAGATGGTTCAGGATCTGTCGGGCGATATTTTAAGCCCCGGCTATGTAGATTTGCAGGTGAATGGCGGCGGAGGCGTCATGTTCAACGACGATCCATCGGTCGAGACATTACAGCGTATTGCGGCGGCTCATCGCAAGCTTGGCGCGACGTCGATCCTTCCGACGCTGATCACGGACACGCCCGAAAAGACAACGGCTGCCATTTCTGCTGCTTCTCAGGCCATTCAGCGCGGAGTTCAGGGGATTGTCGGCTTGCATCTTGAGGGGCCGCATCTCTCGGTGCGACGCAAGGGCGCGCATGACGGCGGGCTGATCCGCCGGATGCAGGACGCTGATCTTGCACAGCTGATAGAAGCGGCAGGGGCGTTGCCTGCATTGATGGTTACGCTTGCGCCTGAAAGTGTCACGATTGCTCAGGTCGAAACGCTCAGCAAGGCGGGGGTCATCGTGTCGTTGGGGCACAGTGATGCCGAGTTTCAGACCTGCGTGGCTTACGCACAGGCGGGCGCGCACTGCGCCACCCATTTGTTTAACGCGATGAGTCAGTTGGGCAACCGCGAACCGGGGCTGGTTGGCGCAGTCTTGTCCAGCGGTGCGATGTCTGCCGGGTTGATAGCGGATGCAATCCATGTTCACCCGCAGACGATGCGCGCCGCCTTTGCAGCTAAACAGGGGCCGGGGCATCTGTTTCTGGTGAGCGACGCGATGGCCGTTGCTGGAACGGATCTGCAGGAATTCAAGCTGGAAGGGCGTGTCATCCAACGTGAAAACAGCAGGCTGACCTTACCGGATGGAACCCTGGCCGGGGCCGATCTGAACCTGACCACCGCGCTGCGCGTGTTGACAACGGATGTCGGCGTTTCACTGACGGACGCCTTGGCAGCGGCCACACGCATTCCGGCGGATATCATTTCCCAGCGCTCAATCGCGTGCCTGAACTTGATCTCGCAGGCCATTCGCATTTCTCCGGACTTGTCGCAGGCCCGTCCGGCGGTTGCTTAA